A region from the Mycolicibacterium phlei genome encodes:
- the ilvD gene encoding dihydroxy-acid dehydratase, translating to MPELRSRTVTHGRNMAGARSLLRAAGVANADIGKPIVAVANSFTEFVPGHTHLQPVGRIVSEAIAAAGGVPREFNTIAVDDGIAMGHGGMLYSLPSRELIADSVEYMVNAHCADALVCISNCDKITPGMLMAALRLNIPTVFVSGGPMEGGKAVLVDGTVRTRLNLVTAIADAVNADVSDADITRIEEQACPTCGSCSGMFTANSMNCLTEALGLALPGNGSTLATHTARRALYETAGTTVMELCRRYYEQDDASVLPRSIATRDAFDNAMALDIAMGGSTNTVLHLLAAAREAEVDYTLEDIEKRSRVIPCLCKVAPNGHYLMEDVHRAGGIPAILGELWRAGHLHETVHSVHSDSLAEWLRKWDIRGGSATEEAIELFHAAPGCVRSAKAFSQSERWDTLDTDAEAGCIRDVKHAYSADGGLAVLRGNLSVDGCIVKTAGVDESIWTFSGPAVVVESQEDAVDAILSDRVKPGDVVVVRYEGPKGGPGMQEMLYPTAYLKGRGLGAKCALITDGRFSGGTSGLSIGHVSPEAAAGGTIALVRDGDTITIDIPNRSIRVEVDDAELERRRQELLASGGYKPRNRQREVSPALRAYAAMALSADKGAVREVPE from the coding sequence ATGCCTGAGTTGAGGTCGCGGACGGTCACGCACGGTCGGAACATGGCGGGCGCCCGCTCGCTGCTACGCGCAGCGGGGGTGGCGAACGCCGACATCGGCAAGCCCATCGTGGCGGTGGCCAACAGCTTCACCGAGTTCGTGCCCGGCCACACCCACCTGCAGCCGGTGGGCCGGATCGTGTCCGAGGCCATCGCCGCCGCCGGCGGGGTGCCGCGGGAGTTCAACACCATCGCCGTCGACGACGGCATCGCGATGGGCCACGGCGGCATGCTGTACTCGCTGCCCAGCCGCGAGCTGATCGCCGACTCGGTCGAGTACATGGTCAACGCGCACTGCGCCGACGCGCTGGTGTGCATCTCCAACTGCGACAAGATCACCCCCGGCATGCTGATGGCCGCGCTGCGGCTGAACATCCCGACGGTGTTCGTCTCCGGCGGCCCGATGGAGGGCGGCAAGGCGGTGCTGGTCGACGGCACCGTGCGCACCCGGCTGAACCTGGTGACCGCGATCGCCGACGCGGTCAACGCCGACGTCTCCGACGCCGACATCACCCGCATCGAGGAGCAGGCCTGCCCGACCTGCGGGTCGTGCTCGGGCATGTTCACCGCCAACTCGATGAACTGCCTGACCGAGGCGCTGGGCCTGGCGCTGCCCGGCAACGGCTCGACGCTGGCCACCCACACCGCCCGCCGCGCGCTGTACGAGACCGCGGGCACCACCGTGATGGAGCTGTGCCGGCGCTACTACGAGCAGGACGACGCCAGCGTGCTGCCGCGCTCGATCGCCACCCGCGACGCGTTCGACAACGCGATGGCGCTCGACATCGCGATGGGCGGCTCCACCAACACCGTGCTGCACCTGCTGGCCGCCGCCCGAGAGGCCGAGGTCGACTACACGCTCGAGGACATCGAGAAACGCAGCCGAGTCATCCCGTGCCTGTGCAAGGTGGCCCCCAACGGCCACTACCTGATGGAGGACGTGCACCGCGCCGGCGGCATCCCCGCGATCCTCGGCGAGCTGTGGCGCGCCGGACACCTGCACGAGACCGTGCACAGCGTGCACTCCGACTCGCTGGCGGAGTGGTTGCGCAAGTGGGATATTCGCGGCGGCTCGGCCACCGAGGAGGCCATCGAACTGTTCCACGCCGCACCCGGCTGCGTGCGGTCGGCGAAGGCGTTCTCCCAGTCCGAACGCTGGGACACCCTCGACACCGACGCCGAGGCGGGCTGCATCCGCGACGTCAAGCACGCCTACTCCGCCGACGGCGGCCTGGCGGTGCTGCGCGGCAACCTGTCCGTCGACGGCTGCATCGTCAAGACCGCCGGTGTCGACGAGTCGATCTGGACGTTCTCAGGTCCGGCCGTCGTGGTCGAGTCCCAGGAGGACGCCGTCGACGCCATCCTGTCGGACCGGGTCAAGCCCGGCGACGTCGTCGTCGTGCGCTACGAGGGCCCCAAGGGCGGCCCGGGTATGCAGGAGATGCTCTATCCCACCGCGTATCTCAAGGGCCGCGGGCTGGGCGCGAAGTGCGCGCTGATCACCGACGGCCGGTTCTCCGGCGGCACGTCGGGTCTGTCGATCGGGCACGTGTCCCCCGAGGCCGCCGCGGGCGGCACCATCGCGCTGGTGCGCGACGGCGACACCATCACCATCGACATCCCGAACCGCAGCATCCGGGTCGAGGTCGACGACGCCGAACTGGAGCGCCGCCGCCAGGAACTGCTGGCCTCCGGCGGCTACAAGCCGCGCAACCGGCAGCGGGAGGTCTCCCCCGCCCTGCGTGCCTACGCGGCGATGGCGCTGTCGGCCGACAAGGGCGCGGTCCGCGAAGTGCCGGAGTAG
- a CDS encoding FMN-binding negative transcriptional regulator yields MYVPAYNAMADEAGIRALVARVGAAEFVTVGADGFPVATLLPVLWEHDTVVAHMARANPQWQGLEPDAPALLICSGPQAYVSPSWYAAKAEHGRVVPTWNYSSVHLTATVRVHEDPEWLRDVVTRLTERHEAGRPEPWRLTDAPEPYVDGQLRGIVGLEFTVRRVEGKAKLSQNRSEADRHGVVAGLRTENLSGATEVADAMAAGLADQRAK; encoded by the coding sequence ATGTACGTCCCCGCGTACAACGCGATGGCCGACGAGGCCGGGATCCGCGCGCTGGTCGCCCGGGTGGGCGCCGCCGAGTTCGTCACGGTCGGCGCCGACGGGTTTCCGGTCGCCACGCTGCTGCCGGTGCTGTGGGAGCACGACACGGTGGTCGCGCACATGGCCCGCGCCAACCCGCAGTGGCAGGGGCTGGAACCCGACGCGCCCGCGCTGCTGATCTGTTCCGGGCCGCAGGCCTACGTGAGCCCGTCCTGGTACGCCGCCAAGGCCGAGCACGGCCGCGTCGTACCGACCTGGAACTACAGCAGCGTGCACCTGACCGCAACCGTGCGCGTGCACGAGGATCCGGAGTGGCTGCGCGACGTGGTCACCCGGCTGACCGAGCGTCACGAGGCGGGCAGGCCCGAGCCGTGGCGGCTCACCGACGCGCCCGAACCGTACGTCGACGGTCAGCTGCGCGGCATCGTCGGACTGGAGTTCACCGTGCGCCGCGTCGAGGGTAAGGCCAAGCTGAGCCAGAACCGCTCCGAGGCCGACCGCCACGGCGTCGTCGCCGGGTTACGCACCGAGAACCTCAGCGGCGCAACCGAAGTCGCCGACGCCATGGCGGCCGGGCTGGCGGATCAGCGGGCGAAGTAG
- a CDS encoding SDR family oxidoreductase — MRVFVTGASGHIGSLVVRELLDHGHQVTGLARSDASAAALDRAGAQVVRGSLDEPDTLAAAAAAGDGVIHLAFKHDFRDYDGAQATDRRAIEAMGTALVDSGKPFVVTAGTAVLALGASDKPGTEDTHVDPSAPRAASEYDALAFAEKGVRASVIRLAPTVHGPTDDHGFIPTLIARARETGQAFYVGDGANRWPAVHNLDAARLFRLALESAPAGSMLHGAAEEGVPFRRIAETIGAHLDVPVVRISAEDAVQQLGFIGVVAALDNPTSSAATRRLLGWEPEHPSLLDDLDAGHYFAR, encoded by the coding sequence ATGCGCGTATTCGTCACCGGCGCCTCGGGGCACATCGGGTCCCTGGTGGTGCGCGAACTGCTCGACCACGGTCATCAGGTCACCGGGCTGGCTCGCTCGGACGCGTCCGCGGCGGCCCTGGATAGGGCCGGCGCCCAGGTCGTCCGCGGCAGCCTCGACGAGCCCGACACCCTGGCCGCCGCGGCCGCCGCGGGCGACGGGGTCATCCACCTGGCGTTCAAGCACGACTTCCGTGACTACGACGGCGCGCAGGCCACCGACCGGCGTGCCATCGAGGCGATGGGCACGGCGCTGGTCGACAGCGGTAAACCGTTCGTGGTCACCGCGGGCACCGCGGTGCTGGCCCTCGGCGCGTCGGACAAGCCGGGCACCGAGGACACCCACGTCGACCCGTCGGCGCCGCGCGCCGCGTCGGAGTACGACGCGCTGGCCTTCGCCGAGAAGGGGGTGCGCGCCTCGGTCATCCGGCTGGCGCCCACCGTGCACGGGCCCACCGACGACCACGGCTTCATCCCGACCCTGATCGCCCGCGCCCGCGAGACCGGGCAGGCCTTCTACGTCGGCGACGGCGCCAACCGCTGGCCTGCCGTGCACAACCTCGACGCCGCGCGGCTGTTCCGGCTGGCGCTGGAGTCCGCGCCGGCCGGTTCCATGCTGCACGGCGCGGCCGAGGAGGGCGTGCCGTTCCGGCGGATCGCCGAGACCATCGGCGCGCACCTCGACGTGCCCGTGGTCAGAATCTCCGCCGAGGACGCCGTGCAGCAGCTGGGGTTCATCGGAGTGGTTGCCGCACTGGACAATCCGACGTCAAGCGCGGCGACCAGGCGGCTGCTGGGCTGGGAGCCCGAGCATCCGTCGCTGCTCGACGACCTCGATGCGGGGCACTACTTCGCCCGCTGA
- a CDS encoding TetR family transcriptional regulator: protein MGRWEPDTKGRLERAAMELYLERGFDQTTVAEIAERAGLTERTFFRHFADKREVLFRGAELVDGMVAALAAVPESVPPLAAVAAALESAADFFDGRREHSRQRQSVINANPALRERESVKMAAIADTLAAALARRGVAEPAASLAAEAGVAVFRVAFLRWLDDPAGRGFAEHIRETLAALRDVVAQ from the coding sequence ATGGGCCGCTGGGAACCGGACACCAAGGGCCGCCTGGAACGGGCGGCCATGGAGCTGTACCTGGAACGCGGCTTCGACCAGACGACGGTCGCCGAGATCGCCGAGCGCGCCGGCCTGACCGAGCGCACGTTCTTCCGGCACTTCGCCGACAAGCGTGAGGTGCTGTTCCGCGGCGCCGAGCTGGTCGACGGGATGGTCGCGGCGCTGGCGGCGGTGCCCGAGTCGGTGCCGCCGCTGGCCGCGGTGGCCGCGGCCCTGGAGTCGGCGGCCGACTTCTTCGACGGCAGGCGCGAGCACTCCCGGCAGCGCCAGTCGGTGATCAACGCCAATCCCGCGCTGCGGGAACGGGAATCGGTGAAGATGGCCGCGATCGCCGACACCCTCGCCGCCGCGCTGGCGCGCCGCGGGGTCGCCGAACCGGCCGCCAGCCTGGCCGCCGAGGCCGGAGTCGCGGTGTTCCGGGTGGCGTTCCTGCGCTGGCTCGACGACCCGGCCGGCCGCGGGTTCGCCGAGCACATCCGCGAGACGCTGGCCGCACTGCGCGACGTGGTGGCTCAGTAG
- a CDS encoding bifunctional nitrate reductase/sulfite reductase flavoprotein subunit alpha, which yields MVTRTACSYCGVGCGVEVHTAADASGRTVIAAVRGDKLHPVNFGRLCTKGATHAELMRAGDGRLTAALLRPSRGEEPLPVPVDDAVAEAGRRLRAIVDEHGPDAVALYVSGQMSIEAQYLATKLAKGFLRTVHLESNSRLCMASAGTGFKQSLGSDGPPGSYADFDCTNLFFVIGSNMADCHPILALRMADRLRAGAKLIVVDPRRTATAADADLFLQIRPGTDLALLNGLLHLLVENGDIDPDFIAEHTEGWEAMPEFLADYPPHRVAQITGLAETDIRTAARMIAEAGDWMSCWTMGLNQSTHGTWNTIAICNLHLATGAICRPGSGPMSLTGQPNAMGGREMGYMGPGLPGQRSVLSAEDRAYTEQQWGLPPGTIRGDVGPGTIDMFRRMADGHIRAAWIICTNPVASVANRSTVVAGLQAAELVITQDAYADTATNAYADIVLPATLWAESDAVMVNSERTMTLLRQSIPPPGQARPDWQLICQVAAHLGFGEHFAYTSSEQIFDEIRRFSNPGTGYDLRGVTYERLRRTPLQWPCPPPGAPGGDTDRHPIRYLNDGVSQHLHVDENGRTPRLAFATPSRRAVFHPRPHVEPRELPDDDYPLVLNTGRLPHQWHTMTKTGRVAALNRLDSGPFVEVHPDDARALGIEDGARVELRSRRGRAVLPAVVTDRVRPGSCFAPFHWNDTHGAELTVNALTSDAVDAESLQPEFKVCAVHLRPVAPAPARPARDRPVHVLGGDRPLVLWASQTGTAEDIAARIAERTGAQLVSMDAVAPADLAAARDVLLVTSTFGDGGPPDNGADFWERLTSAQTPALSGVRYAVLGLGDRAYDNFCGHAKALDARLAELGATRLLDRADCEAYDEVSLQNWVDTVTAILTPDAPRGGGGTATLTRRTTEAPTFTRARPITVPLARNVLLTGPRSAKEVRQFGFDISEHDVTYAAGDSLGVYPTNDPAVVDAWLAATGVPPHHPVEVDGVEKPWRDALLTHYDFCRVTPDLVRFIAEHSRDAKPLRAPREKLDRWLEGRTGLDLVREFVVHADPDEWRDALVRLTPRSYSISSSPLVSPHEVQLTVSVVRYRGHDNTPRGGVCSTFLADRCTSAPVFLQRSPHFRPPADGATPMIMIGPGTGVAPFRGFLQERRALGHRGPNWLFFGEQHRDQNYYYRDDFEDMVRDGLLDRLDLAFSRDQKQRVYVQHRMLEHGADVWRWLADGAHVYVCGDATRMAKDVDAALTRIIRTHGRMSSEAARDYKRELVAAKRYVRDVY from the coding sequence ATGGTGACCCGGACGGCCTGCTCGTACTGTGGTGTCGGCTGCGGTGTGGAGGTCCACACCGCGGCCGACGCCTCCGGCCGCACCGTGATCGCGGCTGTGCGCGGCGACAAGCTGCACCCGGTCAACTTCGGCAGGCTGTGCACCAAGGGCGCCACGCACGCCGAGCTGATGCGGGCCGGTGACGGCCGGCTGACGGCGGCGCTGCTGCGTCCGTCGCGGGGGGAGGAGCCCCTGCCCGTCCCGGTCGACGACGCGGTGGCCGAGGCGGGCAGGCGGCTGCGGGCCATCGTCGACGAGCACGGGCCCGACGCGGTCGCGCTGTACGTGTCGGGCCAGATGTCCATCGAGGCGCAGTACCTGGCCACCAAGCTGGCCAAGGGGTTCCTGCGCACCGTGCACCTGGAGTCCAACTCGCGGCTGTGCATGGCCAGCGCGGGCACCGGGTTCAAACAGTCGCTGGGCTCCGACGGGCCACCCGGGTCGTACGCCGACTTCGACTGCACCAACCTGTTTTTCGTGATCGGCTCGAATATGGCCGACTGCCACCCGATCCTGGCGCTGCGGATGGCCGACCGGCTCAGGGCCGGCGCCAAGCTGATCGTCGTCGACCCGCGGCGCACCGCCACCGCCGCCGACGCCGACCTGTTTCTGCAGATCCGGCCCGGCACCGACCTGGCGCTGCTGAACGGCCTGCTACACCTGCTGGTCGAAAACGGCGACATCGACCCCGATTTCATCGCCGAGCACACTGAGGGCTGGGAGGCGATGCCGGAGTTCCTGGCCGACTACCCGCCGCACCGCGTCGCTCAGATCACCGGGCTGGCCGAGACCGACATCCGCACCGCCGCACGGATGATCGCAGAGGCCGGGGACTGGATGAGCTGCTGGACCATGGGCCTGAACCAGAGCACCCACGGCACCTGGAACACCATCGCGATCTGCAACCTGCACCTGGCCACCGGCGCGATCTGCCGGCCCGGCAGCGGACCGATGTCGCTGACCGGCCAGCCCAACGCGATGGGCGGACGCGAAATGGGTTACATGGGGCCGGGACTGCCCGGCCAGCGGTCGGTGCTCTCGGCCGAGGATCGCGCCTACACCGAGCAGCAGTGGGGGCTGCCGCCCGGCACCATCCGCGGCGACGTCGGCCCTGGCACCATCGACATGTTCCGCCGGATGGCCGACGGCCACATCAGGGCCGCGTGGATCATCTGCACCAATCCCGTTGCCAGCGTGGCCAATCGCAGCACCGTCGTCGCCGGTCTGCAGGCCGCCGAGCTCGTCATCACCCAGGACGCCTACGCCGACACCGCCACCAACGCCTACGCCGACATCGTGCTGCCCGCCACGCTGTGGGCCGAATCCGACGCGGTGATGGTGAACTCCGAGCGCACCATGACGCTGCTGCGCCAGTCGATCCCGCCGCCGGGCCAGGCCCGGCCCGACTGGCAGCTGATCTGCCAGGTCGCCGCGCACCTCGGGTTCGGCGAGCACTTCGCCTACACCAGCAGCGAGCAGATCTTCGACGAGATCCGCCGCTTCTCCAATCCCGGAACGGGTTACGACCTGCGCGGCGTCACCTACGAGCGGCTGCGCCGCACCCCGCTGCAGTGGCCCTGCCCGCCGCCGGGCGCGCCCGGCGGCGACACCGACCGTCACCCGATCCGCTACCTCAACGACGGGGTCAGCCAGCACCTGCACGTCGACGAGAACGGCCGCACCCCGCGGCTGGCGTTCGCCACCCCGTCGCGGCGCGCGGTGTTTCACCCCCGCCCGCACGTGGAGCCCCGCGAACTGCCCGACGACGACTACCCGCTGGTGCTCAACACCGGCCGGCTGCCGCACCAGTGGCACACCATGACCAAGACCGGCCGCGTCGCCGCACTCAACCGCCTCGACTCCGGACCGTTCGTCGAGGTCCACCCCGACGACGCCCGCGCACTCGGCATCGAGGACGGCGCCCGCGTGGAACTGCGGTCGCGGCGCGGCCGCGCGGTGCTGCCCGCCGTGGTGACCGACCGGGTCCGGCCGGGCAGCTGTTTCGCGCCGTTCCACTGGAACGACACGCACGGCGCCGAACTCACCGTCAACGCGCTCACCAGCGACGCCGTCGACGCCGAGTCGCTGCAACCGGAGTTCAAGGTGTGTGCGGTGCACCTGCGGCCCGTCGCACCCGCCCCGGCCCGCCCGGCCCGCGACAGACCGGTGCACGTGCTGGGCGGGGACCGGCCGCTGGTGCTGTGGGCGTCACAGACCGGCACCGCCGAGGACATCGCCGCGCGCATCGCCGAGCGCACCGGCGCTCAGCTGGTGAGCATGGACGCCGTCGCACCGGCCGATCTGGCCGCGGCGCGCGATGTCCTGCTGGTGACGAGCACCTTCGGGGACGGCGGACCGCCCGACAACGGGGCCGACTTCTGGGAGCGGCTGACGTCAGCGCAGACCCCCGCCCTGTCGGGGGTGCGCTACGCGGTGCTCGGCCTCGGCGACCGTGCGTACGACAACTTCTGCGGACACGCCAAGGCGCTCGACGCCCGGTTGGCCGAGCTCGGCGCCACCCGGCTGCTGGACCGTGCCGACTGCGAGGCCTACGACGAGGTGTCACTGCAGAACTGGGTCGACACGGTCACCGCGATCCTCACACCCGACGCGCCGAGGGGCGGCGGGGGTACGGCCACGCTGACCCGCCGGACCACCGAGGCGCCGACGTTCACCAGGGCCCGGCCGATCACCGTGCCGCTGGCACGCAACGTGCTGCTGACCGGGCCACGGTCGGCGAAAGAGGTGCGCCAGTTCGGGTTCGACATCTCCGAGCATGACGTCACCTACGCGGCGGGCGATTCGCTCGGGGTGTACCCGACCAACGACCCGGCGGTGGTGGACGCCTGGCTGGCGGCCACCGGTGTGCCGCCGCATCACCCGGTCGAGGTCGACGGGGTCGAAAAGCCGTGGCGCGACGCACTTCTCACGCACTACGACTTCTGCCGTGTCACACCGGATCTCGTGCGGTTCATCGCCGAGCACAGCCGCGACGCCAAACCGCTGCGCGCACCGAGGGAAAAGCTCGACCGATGGCTGGAGGGCCGCACCGGCCTGGATCTGGTGCGCGAGTTCGTCGTACACGCCGACCCCGACGAGTGGCGCGACGCGCTGGTGCGGCTGACCCCGCGCAGCTACTCCATCTCGTCGAGCCCGCTGGTCAGCCCGCACGAGGTGCAGTTGACGGTGTCGGTGGTGCGCTACCGCGGCCACGACAACACCCCGCGCGGCGGCGTCTGCTCGACATTTCTGGCCGACCGGTGCACGTCGGCGCCGGTGTTCCTGCAGCGCTCACCGCATTTCCGGCCGCCCGCCGACGGCGCCACCCCGATGATCATGATCGGGCCCGGTACCGGGGTCGCGCCGTTCCGCGGTTTCCTGCAGGAGCGTCGCGCGCTGGGACACCGCGGCCCGAACTGGTTGTTCTTCGGCGAACAGCACCGCGACCAGAACTACTACTACCGCGACGATTTCGAGGACATGGTGCGCGACGGCCTGCTCGACCGGCTGGATCTGGCGTTCTCCAGGGACCAGAAGCAGCGGGTGTACGTGCAGCACCGGATGCTCGAGCACGGCGCCGACGTGTGGCGCTGGCTCGCCGACGGCGCCCACGTCTACGTCTGCGGCGACGCCACCCGGATGGCCAAGGACGTCGACGCGGCGCTGACCCGAATCATCAGGACCCACGGTCGCATGTCCAGCGAGGCGGCCCGTGACTACAAGCGCGAACTGGTCGCCGCTAAACGCTACGTCCGCGACGTCTACTGA
- a CDS encoding nitrate/nitrite transporter has product MVPVKTSSRTIENWDAEDVEAWENGGKHIARRNLIWSIVAEHVGFSVWSIWSVMVLFMPQDVYGIDAAGKFYLVAIPTLIGALIRIPYTVAPAKFGGRNWTVVSALLLLIPTVLALWVMLHPGTSYTTFMIVAAVAGFGGGNFASSMTNINAFYPQRLKGWALGLNAGGGNIGVPVIQLVGLLVIASVGNTAPEIVCAVYLVLIGLAALGAALFMNNLGNQRSDLSAMAESLRFKHSWVMSFLYIGTFGSFIGFSFAFGQVLQINYLASGETAAQASLHAAQIAFLGPLLGSISRPFGGRLADRLGGGRITLYTFVAMIFGAGILVAAGVLDDATAGAPTGGQMAAYVTGFIALFILSGIGNGSTYKMIPSIFEAKAQSRDDWTREEKAAWSRSMSGALIGFAGAVGALGGVFINVVLRASYVSDAKSATNAFWVFLVFYVICAIVTWFVFLRMQSARASAGETIGRTTAPVPA; this is encoded by the coding sequence GTGGTGCCCGTGAAGACATCGAGTCGCACCATCGAAAACTGGGACGCAGAAGACGTCGAAGCGTGGGAGAACGGCGGTAAGCACATCGCCAGGCGCAACCTGATCTGGTCGATCGTCGCCGAGCATGTCGGGTTCTCGGTCTGGTCGATCTGGTCGGTCATGGTGTTGTTCATGCCGCAGGACGTCTACGGCATCGACGCGGCAGGCAAGTTCTATCTGGTGGCGATACCGACGCTGATCGGCGCGCTCATCCGGATTCCCTACACCGTGGCGCCCGCGAAGTTCGGCGGCCGCAACTGGACGGTGGTGTCGGCGCTGCTGCTGCTGATCCCGACCGTGCTGGCACTGTGGGTCATGCTGCACCCGGGCACGTCGTACACGACGTTCATGATCGTCGCGGCGGTCGCCGGATTCGGTGGCGGCAACTTCGCCTCCTCGATGACCAACATCAACGCGTTCTATCCGCAGCGGCTGAAGGGCTGGGCGCTGGGGCTCAACGCCGGTGGCGGCAACATCGGCGTGCCGGTGATCCAGCTGGTCGGTCTGCTGGTGATCGCCTCGGTCGGCAACACCGCACCCGAAATCGTGTGCGCCGTCTACCTGGTGCTGATCGGGCTGGCCGCGCTGGGCGCCGCCCTGTTCATGAACAACCTGGGCAACCAGCGCTCCGACCTGTCGGCGATGGCGGAGTCGTTGCGTTTCAAGCACTCCTGGGTGATGAGCTTCCTGTACATCGGGACGTTCGGCTCGTTCATCGGGTTCTCGTTCGCGTTCGGCCAGGTGCTGCAGATCAACTACCTGGCCAGCGGCGAGACCGCGGCGCAGGCGTCGCTGCACGCCGCGCAGATCGCGTTCCTCGGCCCGCTGCTGGGCTCGATCTCACGGCCGTTCGGCGGCAGGCTCGCCGACAGGCTGGGCGGTGGCCGCATCACGCTCTACACGTTCGTCGCGATGATCTTCGGCGCCGGAATCCTCGTCGCCGCAGGCGTTCTCGACGACGCAACGGCCGGAGCCCCGACCGGCGGCCAGATGGCGGCCTACGTCACCGGTTTCATCGCCCTGTTCATCCTGTCGGGCATCGGCAACGGCTCCACCTACAAGATGATCCCGTCGATCTTCGAGGCCAAGGCCCAGAGCCGCGACGACTGGACCCGCGAGGAGAAGGCCGCCTGGTCGCGCAGCATGTCCGGTGCGCTGATCGGGTTCGCCGGCGCGGTCGGCGCGCTCGGCGGGGTGTTCATCAACGTGGTGCTGCGCGCGTCCTACGTCAGCGACGCCAAGTCGGCGACCAACGCGTTCTGGGTGTTCCTGGTGTTCTACGTGATCTGCGCGATCGTCACCTGGTTCGTGTTCCTGCGGATGCAGTCGGCGCGGGCGAGCGCAGGCGAGACGATCGGGCGCACGACGGCCCCGGTGCCGGCCTGA
- a CDS encoding universal stress protein yields the protein MIVIGYSADPYGWAALEHGIAEARRRDTSVLVVNATSGEAYADPRFATPGQVHDVEDLLRRSGVDYELSQPVGVDTARELLAAMERPDAELLVIGLRHRNPVGKLLLGSVAQQVLLDCPKPVLAVKPE from the coding sequence ATGATCGTCATCGGTTACAGCGCAGACCCGTACGGCTGGGCCGCGCTCGAGCACGGCATCGCCGAGGCGCGCCGGCGCGACACGTCGGTGCTGGTCGTCAACGCCACCTCCGGGGAGGCCTACGCCGATCCGCGGTTCGCCACGCCCGGGCAGGTGCACGACGTGGAGGATCTGCTGCGGCGCAGCGGGGTCGACTACGAACTCAGTCAGCCGGTCGGGGTGGACACCGCCCGTGAACTGCTGGCCGCGATGGAGCGTCCGGACGCCGAGCTGCTGGTCATCGGGCTGCGCCACCGCAACCCGGTGGGCAAGCTGCTACTGGGCAGCGTCGCCCAGCAGGTGCTGCTGGACTGCCCGAAGCCGGTGCTGGCGGTCAAACCCGAGTAA